From a region of the Burkholderia lata genome:
- a CDS encoding MFS transporter translates to MSRLDYKLLGPCLLAIAIDAMGFGLVYPMMSAIFSDPHAGILPADAGAHARNFYLGLGYGIYPLCMFFGSSLMGDLSDRYGRRRILLLCVLGLAAGYAMMAAGAWHASVALLLAGRGLTGLMAGCQGIAQAAITDLSTPENKAYNMSIMSLAFSAGVIVGPVLGGVTSDRTISPLFDYGTPFVLVAALSLVCAFWTWASYRDSAAPRGDTRIDPLLPLRIIGEAARQRNVAFLSVVFFLMQVGYGLYLQTIMLLLQAKFGYTSARLGLFSGVIGLCFVFGLLFVVRLMLRVWRVVDIAKAGLLVAGIGQVLSALFPHEPVLWALAMVVGCFDMVAYTTMYTAFSDAVSEDRQGWVLGVAGSVMAVAWVVTGALTNLLPVFGEIGLLLIGGVGFLLSFAMMVAYGRTQPGARTAALS, encoded by the coding sequence ATGTCCCGGCTCGACTACAAGTTGCTCGGCCCCTGCCTGCTCGCCATCGCGATCGACGCGATGGGTTTCGGGCTCGTGTATCCGATGATGTCCGCGATCTTCAGCGATCCGCACGCGGGCATCCTGCCGGCCGACGCCGGCGCGCATGCGCGCAATTTCTACCTGGGTCTCGGCTACGGGATCTACCCGTTGTGCATGTTCTTCGGCTCGTCGCTGATGGGCGACCTGTCGGATCGCTACGGCCGCCGCAGGATCCTGCTGCTGTGCGTGCTCGGTCTCGCGGCCGGCTACGCGATGATGGCGGCCGGCGCGTGGCATGCGAGCGTCGCGCTGCTGCTGGCCGGCCGTGGGCTTACGGGCTTGATGGCCGGCTGCCAGGGCATCGCGCAGGCGGCGATCACCGACCTGAGCACGCCGGAGAACAAGGCGTACAACATGAGCATCATGTCGCTCGCATTCAGCGCGGGCGTGATCGTCGGCCCCGTGCTCGGCGGCGTGACGTCCGACCGCACGATTTCGCCGCTGTTCGACTACGGCACGCCGTTCGTATTGGTCGCCGCGCTGTCGCTGGTCTGCGCGTTCTGGACCTGGGCGTCGTATCGCGATTCGGCCGCACCGCGCGGCGACACGCGCATCGACCCACTGCTGCCGCTGCGGATCATCGGGGAGGCCGCCCGCCAGCGCAACGTCGCGTTCCTGTCGGTGGTGTTCTTCCTGATGCAGGTCGGCTACGGGCTCTACCTGCAGACCATCATGCTGCTGCTGCAGGCGAAATTCGGCTACACGAGCGCGCGGCTCGGGCTGTTCAGCGGCGTAATCGGGCTCTGCTTCGTGTTCGGGCTGCTGTTCGTCGTGCGGCTGATGCTGCGCGTGTGGCGCGTGGTCGACATCGCGAAGGCGGGCCTGCTCGTCGCGGGCATCGGCCAGGTCCTGTCCGCGCTGTTCCCGCACGAGCCGGTGCTGTGGGCGCTCGCGATGGTCGTCGGCTGCTTCGACATGGTCGCGTATACGACGATGTATACGGCGTTTTCCGATGCGGTCAGCGAGGACCGGCAAGGCTGGGTGCTCGGCGTCGCGGGTTCGGTGATGGCCGTCGCGTGGGTCGTCACGGGCGCGTTGACGAACCTGCTGCCCGTGTTCGGCGAGATCGGCCTGCTGCTGATCGGTGGCGTGGGCTTCCTGCTCAGCTTCGCGATGATGGTCGCGTACGGCCGCACGCAGCCGGGTGCGCGAACCGCCGCGCTGTCGTAG
- a CDS encoding cysteine hydrolase family protein, translating to MQHPTIRTLAGATAPTSIAAARTALLVIDFQNEYFGGRLPIPEGARALGNAQRVIAFADRAGIPVFHVQHVDTADSPIFADGSDGFRFHADLQPAAHHSVVKKTSVSVFPTTDIDARLKAAGIDTLIVTGLMTHACVAGAARDAVPLGYAVIVVDDACATRDLDIADGGTVSHRDLHRATLAALSDTFGDVLTTEQVLALGVA from the coding sequence ATGCAACATCCGACCATCCGTACCCTGGCGGGCGCGACCGCGCCGACGTCGATCGCCGCCGCCCGCACCGCGCTGCTGGTGATCGATTTCCAGAATGAATACTTCGGCGGCCGCCTGCCGATTCCGGAGGGGGCGCGCGCGCTGGGCAATGCGCAGCGCGTGATCGCGTTCGCCGACCGCGCGGGCATTCCGGTGTTTCACGTCCAGCACGTCGATACGGCCGACAGCCCGATCTTCGCCGACGGCAGCGACGGCTTCCGCTTTCATGCGGACCTGCAGCCGGCGGCGCATCACTCGGTGGTGAAAAAGACGTCGGTGAGCGTGTTCCCGACGACGGACATCGATGCGCGCCTGAAGGCGGCCGGGATCGACACGCTGATCGTCACGGGCCTGATGACGCATGCATGCGTCGCCGGCGCGGCACGCGATGCGGTGCCGCTCGGCTACGCGGTGATCGTCGTCGACGACGCATGCGCGACGCGCGACCTCGACATCGCGGACGGCGGCACGGTATCGCACCGCGACCTCCATCGCGCGACGCTGGCCGCATTGTCGGACACGTTCGGCGACGTGCTGACGACCGAGCAGGTGCTGGCGCTCGGCGTCGCCTGA
- a CDS encoding amidohydrolase yields the protein MQHADTVYLNGLLYTGDAQRRFAQALATRDGKIVAVGRDDDIRQLAGPATRIVDLAGRLMLPGLIDGHVHPLEGHQILGDFDLSGINDPDTILQRIRACADATPHEPWVYLGGANLAAFGAYPTRELLDRIVPDRPLLVVGFDVHSGCLNTKGLEAAGIHADTPDPAGGVYERDASGAPNGVVHEAAFYRVCPIIPQLSPAGYPKSLAKAHAMAHGYGITGWFDARVEEAELKAYADAQRAGTLKVYMSAGLYANPRRDPREQIERFTRWRREYECDNLRLHTVKIFVDGVPESKTAALLEPYAGTDDCGLALWSQDALNEICLLADTAGFDLHFHTLADRAVRMTLDALEYVQIRNGMRDRRAQLAHLQIVDPADMSRFNRLGAIASVQTLWTAAREEQQQLYRDLLGAERTARNYPFRSLRNAGAMLAAGSDWSVSTMDPMQIIQTGVTHLLIDQPDSPPWNPHERLDLLTMLEAYTVNTAYALRFDDCTGSLEAGKDASFTILDRNPFAHPVETFAQTRAIETCFRGEVVYAAPGWAD from the coding sequence ATGCAACACGCCGATACCGTCTATCTGAACGGCCTGCTTTACACGGGCGACGCGCAGCGCCGCTTCGCTCAGGCGCTGGCCACCCGGGACGGCAAGATCGTCGCCGTCGGCCGCGACGACGACATCCGCCAACTGGCCGGCCCCGCGACGCGCATCGTCGACCTGGCCGGCAGGCTGATGCTGCCGGGCCTCATCGACGGCCACGTGCACCCGCTCGAAGGCCACCAGATCCTCGGCGACTTCGACCTGTCCGGCATCAACGATCCCGACACGATCCTGCAGCGCATCCGCGCATGCGCCGATGCGACGCCGCACGAACCGTGGGTCTATCTCGGCGGCGCCAACCTGGCCGCATTCGGCGCGTATCCGACCCGCGAGCTGCTCGACCGGATCGTGCCCGACCGGCCGCTGCTCGTGGTCGGCTTCGACGTGCACAGCGGCTGCCTCAACACGAAAGGCCTCGAAGCGGCCGGCATCCACGCCGACACGCCGGACCCGGCCGGCGGCGTATACGAGCGCGATGCGTCCGGCGCGCCGAATGGCGTCGTGCACGAAGCGGCGTTCTACCGCGTGTGCCCGATCATTCCGCAACTGAGCCCGGCCGGCTACCCGAAGTCGCTCGCGAAAGCGCACGCGATGGCGCACGGTTACGGCATCACCGGCTGGTTCGACGCGCGCGTCGAGGAGGCCGAGCTCAAGGCTTATGCCGACGCGCAGCGCGCGGGCACGCTGAAGGTGTACATGAGCGCGGGCCTCTATGCGAACCCGCGCCGCGATCCGCGCGAGCAGATCGAGCGCTTCACGAGATGGCGTCGCGAGTACGAATGCGACAACCTGCGCCTGCATACGGTGAAGATCTTCGTCGATGGCGTGCCCGAATCGAAAACCGCCGCGCTGCTCGAGCCGTACGCCGGCACCGACGATTGCGGCCTCGCGCTGTGGAGCCAGGACGCGCTGAACGAGATCTGCCTGCTTGCCGATACGGCCGGCTTCGACCTGCACTTCCACACGCTCGCCGACCGCGCGGTGCGCATGACGCTCGACGCACTCGAATACGTCCAGATCCGCAACGGCATGCGCGACCGGCGTGCCCAGCTCGCGCACCTGCAGATCGTCGATCCGGCCGACATGAGCCGCTTCAACCGGCTCGGCGCGATCGCCAGCGTGCAGACGCTGTGGACGGCCGCGCGCGAGGAGCAGCAGCAGCTCTATCGCGACCTGCTCGGCGCGGAACGCACTGCGCGCAACTATCCGTTCCGCAGCCTGCGCAACGCGGGCGCGATGCTCGCGGCCGGCTCCGACTGGTCGGTCAGCACGATGGACCCGATGCAGATCATCCAGACGGGCGTCACACACCTGCTGATCGACCAGCCCGACAGCCCGCCGTGGAATCCGCACGAACGCCTCGACCTGCTCACGATGCTCGAGGCCTATACGGTGAACACCGCGTATGCGTTGCGCTTCGACGACTGCACGGGCTCGCTCGAAGCAGGCAAGGACGCGAGCTTCACGATCCTCGACCGCAATCCGTTCGCGCATCCGGTCGAGACGTTCGCGCAGACCCGCGCGATCGAGACGTGCTTCCGCGGCGAAGTCGTGTACGCCGCGCCGGGCTGGGCCGACTGA
- a CDS encoding helix-turn-helix transcriptional regulator → MSPAHISLSNAGDLVASLGSPQFPARLWAWLRETVDPQSHYSVATRYRRDASSQSVDSVEVLFFAGGDDPDGTRYALDLYTQGDWRTDTLLPHIERATDSQLVFSCNEDIDTATEYGRHFALGELGEDCTLIGSERDYVYAFSLFRRRGQPSYTLAELALLRQLGDFVLPLLIQHARLARLTPRSDDGALLQRFEQRLSASGAALSQRERLVCRAVLQGQPVPQIADTLALKPSSVRTYLGRALAKLGVANRAGLFAWCVTDEEPPADRGQ, encoded by the coding sequence ATGAGCCCCGCCCATATTTCCCTCAGCAATGCCGGCGACCTGGTCGCCAGCCTCGGCAGTCCGCAGTTTCCCGCCCGGCTCTGGGCGTGGCTGCGCGAAACCGTCGACCCGCAGTCCCACTACAGTGTCGCGACGCGCTACCGCCGCGATGCGTCGTCGCAGTCGGTCGACAGCGTCGAGGTGCTGTTCTTCGCCGGCGGCGACGATCCCGACGGCACACGCTACGCGCTCGATCTGTATACACAGGGCGACTGGCGCACCGACACGCTGCTTCCGCATATCGAGCGCGCCACCGATTCGCAGCTTGTGTTCTCGTGCAACGAGGACATCGATACGGCGACCGAATACGGCCGCCATTTCGCGCTCGGCGAACTCGGTGAAGACTGCACGCTGATCGGCAGCGAGCGCGACTATGTCTATGCGTTCTCGCTGTTCCGCCGGCGTGGCCAGCCGTCCTATACGCTGGCCGAGCTGGCGCTGCTGCGGCAACTCGGCGATTTCGTGCTGCCGCTCCTGATCCAGCATGCGCGGCTCGCACGCCTGACGCCACGCTCGGACGACGGCGCGCTGCTGCAGCGCTTCGAACAGCGCCTGTCGGCCAGCGGCGCGGCGCTGTCGCAGCGCGAACGGCTCGTGTGCCGCGCGGTGCTGCAAGGCCAGCCCGTCCCGCAGATCGCCGATACCCTCGCGCTCAAGCCCAGCAGCGTGCGCACCTACCTCGGGCGCGCGCTCGCGAAGCTCGGCGTCGCGAACCGCGCCGGACTGTTCGCGTGGTGCGTGACCGACGAGGAACCGCCGGCGGATCGCGGTCAATAG
- a CDS encoding nuclear transport factor 2 family protein, translating into MSSLRSPVRAVAALVLLAASTAALAAGPATRDLAAEEANRQLVLTFYDRFFNKHEAVEAAAVVADDYKQHNPHVPDGKKPFVSYFVGAFQKNPASRARIVRSATDGDLVYLHVHATERPGDRGEAVVDIFRVKDGKIVEHWDVIQPVPEKSANANTMF; encoded by the coding sequence ATGTCATCGCTCCGCTCCCCCGTTCGCGCCGTTGCCGCGCTCGTCCTGCTGGCCGCGTCGACGGCCGCGCTGGCCGCCGGCCCGGCCACGCGCGACCTGGCCGCCGAGGAAGCCAACCGCCAGCTCGTGCTGACGTTCTACGACCGCTTCTTCAACAAGCACGAAGCCGTCGAGGCCGCCGCCGTCGTCGCGGACGACTACAAGCAGCACAACCCGCACGTACCGGACGGCAAGAAGCCGTTCGTGTCGTACTTCGTCGGCGCGTTCCAGAAAAACCCGGCATCACGCGCACGCATCGTGCGCAGCGCAACCGACGGCGACCTCGTCTACCTGCACGTGCATGCGACCGAGCGTCCGGGCGACCGCGGCGAAGCGGTCGTCGACATCTTCCGCGTGAAGGACGGCAAGATCGTCGAACACTGGGACGTGATCCAGCCGGTACCGGAAAAGTCCGCGAACGCGAACACGATGTTCTGA
- a CDS encoding winged helix-turn-helix transcriptional regulator, protein MSFPPADEPVELDQPCPIRDVLDRIGDQWSLLVLETLSGGTMRFNELGRTIGDVSNQMLSRTLKRLEQDGFVSRTLFAEVPPRVEYALTDLGRSFLTPMQAMIRWADEHHRAICVARRRARELEGSGR, encoded by the coding sequence ATGTCGTTTCCGCCCGCCGATGAACCCGTCGAACTCGACCAGCCATGCCCGATTCGCGATGTGCTCGACCGCATCGGCGACCAATGGAGCCTGCTCGTGCTCGAGACGCTGTCCGGCGGGACGATGCGTTTCAACGAACTCGGCCGTACGATCGGCGATGTGTCGAACCAGATGCTGTCGCGCACGCTCAAGCGGCTCGAGCAGGACGGCTTCGTCAGTCGCACGCTGTTCGCAGAAGTGCCGCCGCGTGTCGAATATGCGCTGACCGACCTCGGGCGTTCGTTCCTGACGCCGATGCAGGCGATGATCCGGTGGGCCGACGAACATCATCGCGCGATCTGCGTCGCGCGACGTCGTGCACGGGAGCTGGAGGGCAGCGGGCGCTGA
- a CDS encoding YXWGXW repeat-containing protein, with protein MNRRSLLRAIGLTAAFVGTGGWLRAASAQPAPPVYRPSGPNRVPGGPPYPDRPGFAPPAARYDRRPPPPRPHGYIWTDGYWRWQRGRYIWVSGRWVSRRPGRRWVPGYWRRQGQVWIYVDGTWR; from the coding sequence ATGAATCGACGCTCGTTGTTACGCGCCATCGGATTGACCGCCGCCTTCGTTGGCACCGGCGGCTGGCTCCGCGCTGCCTCGGCCCAGCCCGCGCCGCCCGTGTACCGGCCGTCCGGCCCGAATCGCGTGCCCGGCGGCCCGCCCTATCCGGACCGCCCGGGCTTCGCACCGCCGGCCGCCCGGTATGACCGCCGCCCGCCGCCGCCGCGACCGCACGGCTATATATGGACGGACGGCTACTGGCGCTGGCAGCGTGGCCGCTATATATGGGTGTCCGGCCGCTGGGTCTCACGGCGCCCCGGGCGCCGGTGGGTGCCCGGCTACTGGCGCCGCCAGGGACAGGTGTGGATCTACGTCGACGGTACGTGGCGATAG
- a CDS encoding porin, whose amino-acid sequence MNKTLIVAAAAASFATVAHAQSSVTLYGVLDAGITYQSNVGGKSLWSMGSGVDQSRFGLRGSEDLGGGLKAIFTLESGFNIGNGKLGNNGGMFNRQAFVGLSSQYGTVTLGKQYDATQDYLAPLTATGSWGGTYFAHPINNDRLSTNGDVALNNSIKYTSANYAGLQFGGTYSFSNNTNFGNNRAYSAGAAYQFQGLKLAAAYSQANLGDGSNTNGASSINAQGRVRTYGAAAGYAFGPAQVGAAWTQSRIDNQANGVGTLRADNYEVNAKYNLTPALGLGAAYTYTNAKVNNGSSHWNQFGVQADYALSKRTDVYAQAVYQRGAKGNNIVGTGIYNGNLDTASSSSINQTAATVGLRHRF is encoded by the coding sequence ATGAACAAGACTCTGATCGTTGCAGCAGCTGCAGCATCGTTTGCTACCGTCGCTCACGCACAAAGCAGCGTCACGCTGTACGGCGTCCTGGACGCAGGCATCACCTACCAAAGCAACGTCGGCGGCAAGTCGCTGTGGTCGATGGGCTCGGGCGTTGACCAAAGCCGTTTCGGCCTGCGTGGTTCGGAAGACCTCGGTGGCGGCCTGAAGGCAATCTTCACGTTGGAAAGCGGCTTCAACATCGGTAACGGCAAGCTGGGCAACAACGGCGGCATGTTCAACCGCCAGGCTTTCGTTGGCCTGTCGAGCCAGTACGGCACGGTTACGCTGGGTAAGCAATACGACGCAACGCAAGACTACCTGGCGCCGCTGACGGCAACGGGCTCGTGGGGCGGCACGTACTTCGCGCACCCGATCAACAACGATCGTCTGAGCACGAACGGCGACGTCGCGCTGAACAACTCGATCAAGTACACGAGCGCTAACTACGCTGGCCTGCAATTCGGCGGCACGTACTCGTTCTCGAACAACACGAACTTCGGCAACAACCGTGCATACAGCGCGGGTGCTGCATACCAGTTCCAAGGCCTGAAGCTCGCAGCTGCATACTCGCAAGCTAACCTGGGCGACGGTTCGAACACGAACGGTGCATCGTCGATCAACGCACAAGGCCGCGTCCGTACGTACGGCGCTGCTGCTGGTTACGCATTCGGCCCGGCACAAGTCGGCGCTGCATGGACGCAATCGCGTATCGACAACCAAGCTAACGGCGTTGGCACGCTGCGCGCTGACAACTACGAAGTCAACGCAAAGTACAACCTGACGCCGGCTCTCGGCCTGGGTGCTGCTTACACGTACACGAACGCGAAGGTCAACAACGGCAGCTCGCACTGGAACCAGTTCGGCGTTCAAGCTGACTACGCTCTGTCGAAGCGCACCGACGTCTACGCACAAGCTGTGTACCAGCGTGGCGCGAAGGGCAACAACATTGTTGGCACGGGCATCTACAACGGCAACCTCGACACCGCGTCGAGCTCGTCGATCAACCAAACCGCAGCAACGGTTGGCCTGCGTCACCGCTTCTAA
- a CDS encoding GreA/GreB family elongation factor, giving the protein MKQRLYQLTELDVARLEKHAEHNPRFQTMLDTLLERADIVQPDAIKANVVTMNSQITLLDEATQEQATWTIVYPDAANLELGRLNVFSPVGMALLGTQRGQMVKVTQPSGAEKLMKVAAIVFQPEANGEYTR; this is encoded by the coding sequence ATGAAACAACGCCTTTACCAGTTGACCGAACTCGACGTTGCTCGCCTCGAGAAGCACGCCGAACACAACCCGCGCTTCCAGACGATGCTCGATACGCTTCTTGAGCGCGCCGACATCGTCCAGCCCGACGCCATCAAGGCGAACGTCGTCACGATGAACTCGCAGATCACGCTGCTCGACGAAGCGACCCAGGAACAAGCCACCTGGACGATTGTTTACCCGGATGCCGCCAATCTCGAGCTCGGCCGCCTGAACGTCTTCTCGCCCGTCGGCATGGCCCTGCTGGGCACCCAGCGCGGCCAGATGGTCAAGGTGACGCAGCCGAGCGGTGCCGAAAAGCTGATGAAGGTCGCCGCGATCGTGTTCCAGCCGGAAGCCAACGGCGAATACACGCGCTGA
- a CDS encoding DUF4148 domain-containing protein: protein MKSVIYAAIAASVIATPIASFAQSEQGLTRDQVKAELVQLEQNGYKPLASDSQYPDNIQAAEQRIQPNQPMLAQADTSGYGAVATGAGQAGRRMTREAPNPVNSVYFGN, encoded by the coding sequence ATGAAGTCGGTCATCTACGCAGCTATCGCCGCATCCGTCATTGCCACCCCGATCGCATCGTTTGCACAGTCCGAGCAGGGGCTGACCCGTGATCAGGTCAAGGCCGAGCTCGTGCAACTCGAACAGAACGGCTACAAGCCGCTGGCGAGCGATTCGCAGTATCCGGACAACATCCAGGCCGCGGAGCAACGCATTCAACCGAACCAGCCGATGCTCGCGCAAGCCGATACGAGCGGCTACGGTGCCGTGGCGACGGGTGCCGGCCAGGCCGGCCGTCGCATGACGCGCGAAGCACCGAATCCCGTGAACTCGGTCTACTTCGGCAACTGA
- a CDS encoding CBS domain-containing protein codes for MSTTVAQLLKAKPDSGRTIYTVTKTDLVYDAIKLMAEKGIGALLVVDGDDIAGIVTERDYARKVVLQDRSSKATRVEEIMTAKVRYVEPSQSTDECMALMTEHRMRHLPVLDGGKLVGLISIGDLVKSVIADQQFTISQLEHYIHGTPAVTSA; via the coding sequence ATGAGCACGACTGTCGCGCAACTTCTCAAGGCCAAGCCGGATTCGGGCCGCACCATCTACACCGTCACGAAGACCGATCTCGTCTACGACGCCATCAAGCTGATGGCGGAAAAGGGCATCGGCGCGCTGCTGGTCGTGGACGGCGACGACATCGCGGGCATCGTCACCGAGCGCGACTACGCGCGCAAGGTCGTCCTGCAGGACCGCTCGTCAAAAGCCACCCGCGTCGAGGAAATCATGACGGCGAAGGTGCGCTACGTCGAACCGTCGCAATCCACCGACGAGTGCATGGCGCTGATGACCGAGCACCGGATGCGCCACCTGCCCGTCCTCGACGGCGGCAAGCTGGTCGGCCTCATCTCGATCGGCGACCTCGTCAAGAGCGTGATTGCCGATCAGCAGTTCACGATCAGCCAGCTCGAACACTATATCCACGGCACGCCCGCGGTCACGTCCGCCTGA
- the ribA gene encoding GTP cyclohydrolase II yields the protein MMSSRPQSPTLGNGQADECVTLVATASLPTRYGTFTSYAFRVSGSDAEHLALVMGDVAGEQSVLTRLHSECLTGDVFGSYRCDCGEQLDLALRYIAAEDRGVLLYLRGHEGRGIGLSNKIRAYALQEQGRDTVEANLDLGLPDDAREYDSAAAILRILGVTSVRLMSNNPAKFDTLAKHGIPVCERVALAVPVREENERYIRTKQTKFGHYFEENE from the coding sequence ATGATGTCTTCGCGTCCCCAATCGCCCACGCTGGGCAACGGCCAGGCCGACGAGTGCGTGACGCTCGTCGCCACCGCGTCGCTGCCCACGCGCTACGGTACGTTCACGTCCTACGCTTTCCGCGTATCCGGCAGCGATGCCGAACACCTTGCGCTCGTGATGGGCGACGTCGCCGGCGAGCAGTCCGTGTTGACGCGCCTCCATTCCGAATGCCTGACCGGTGATGTATTCGGCTCGTACCGCTGCGACTGCGGCGAGCAGCTCGATCTCGCATTGCGCTACATCGCGGCCGAAGACCGCGGCGTGCTGCTGTATCTGCGCGGCCACGAAGGGCGCGGGATCGGCCTGAGCAACAAGATTCGCGCGTACGCGCTGCAGGAGCAGGGGCGCGACACCGTCGAGGCGAACCTCGACCTCGGCCTGCCCGATGACGCCCGCGAATATGATTCGGCCGCCGCGATCCTCCGGATCCTCGGTGTGACGTCCGTGCGGCTGATGAGCAACAACCCGGCGAAGTTCGACACGCTCGCGAAGCACGGTATTCCGGTTTGCGAACGCGTCGCGCTTGCGGTGCCCGTGCGTGAGGAAAACGAGCGTTATATCCGCACGAAGCAGACGAAGTTCGGGCATTACTTCGAAGAAAACGAGTGA
- a CDS encoding tyrosine-type recombinase/integrase — MRFDARTASKLPAGQHLTFDGFPGLRFQASESRRSWIYRYKSPIDDRMRQVKLGEWPAMGFPAAIAEWERKRSDRDAGADPAAAKREKRTAVAISRAVDAYTVKQVCFDYMGGYLEPNRKDKGVVEVRRMFKAMLGPIETVAAASITRAQAFEFLDSFRATPALAARLRMELGGAWDYAMDAGRLPDGTPNWWRMILRGKLRSKGRTIDGVAMGTKKRVLSEDEVGTLLRWLPNMSLTVSDAITLYLWTGARGGEIISMEAHEIADESDGLWWTVPKEKTKNSWRSKAGDLRVPITGRAEAIVRRRKEQAVNGFLFPTSTGEMMKQTVISHGVYYHQPYCKQAPNHNRPRLTVTHWSPHDLRRTARTMLAALGCPHDVAEAVLGHIQPGVAGVYNRHHYDRERREWLTRLGQFLDELALKYPRK, encoded by the coding sequence ATGAGATTCGATGCACGCACCGCGAGCAAGCTTCCTGCGGGCCAACACCTGACCTTTGACGGATTCCCGGGGCTCCGCTTCCAGGCGAGTGAAAGCCGCCGCTCATGGATCTACCGCTACAAATCCCCCATTGACGACCGGATGCGCCAGGTCAAGCTTGGCGAATGGCCAGCTATGGGCTTTCCTGCTGCCATCGCAGAGTGGGAGCGAAAGCGGTCCGACCGTGACGCCGGCGCAGATCCTGCCGCGGCAAAGCGCGAGAAGCGCACTGCAGTCGCCATTTCTCGGGCCGTCGACGCCTATACCGTCAAGCAAGTGTGTTTCGACTATATGGGTGGCTATCTGGAGCCGAACCGCAAGGACAAGGGTGTGGTCGAGGTCCGACGAATGTTCAAAGCGATGCTCGGCCCAATCGAGACGGTTGCCGCCGCGTCGATTACCCGCGCTCAGGCTTTCGAGTTTCTCGATTCCTTTCGTGCCACGCCAGCGCTCGCGGCTCGCCTTCGTATGGAACTGGGTGGGGCGTGGGACTATGCAATGGATGCCGGACGACTGCCCGACGGCACGCCGAACTGGTGGCGGATGATTCTGCGCGGAAAGCTGCGCAGCAAGGGGCGCACGATCGACGGCGTCGCCATGGGTACAAAAAAGCGAGTTTTGAGCGAGGACGAAGTCGGCACTTTGCTCCGCTGGCTCCCGAATATGAGCCTAACGGTTTCCGACGCGATCACGTTGTACCTGTGGACCGGTGCCCGCGGAGGCGAAATCATTTCGATGGAGGCGCACGAAATCGCGGACGAAAGCGATGGCCTCTGGTGGACTGTGCCGAAGGAAAAGACAAAGAACTCGTGGCGCTCGAAGGCGGGAGACTTGCGGGTTCCGATCACCGGTCGCGCCGAGGCCATTGTGCGACGGCGCAAGGAACAGGCCGTGAACGGATTTCTGTTCCCGACCTCGACCGGCGAAATGATGAAACAGACCGTCATTTCGCATGGCGTCTACTACCATCAGCCATACTGCAAACAAGCTCCCAATCACAATCGGCCGCGCCTGACGGTAACGCACTGGTCGCCGCATGATCTGCGCCGTACCGCCCGCACGATGCTCGCGGCGCTTGGTTGTCCCCATGATGTCGCAGAGGCGGTGCTCGGCCATATTCAGCCAGGCGTGGCCGGCGTGTATAACCGGCACCATTACGACCGCGAGCGGCGTGAATGGCTCACGCGCCTTGGACAGTTTCTTGACGAGCTTGCGTTGAAGTATCCGAGGAAGTAG
- a CDS encoding helix-turn-helix transcriptional regulator has protein sequence MSASTKMKPLYLDLPAVATALSLSEATVQKLVRENKFPKPRLLSDRRVAWLTREVEAWAEACPESDLAPPPNTGHSNRRRRATSSDTSTQARQETVQGA, from the coding sequence ATGTCCGCATCCACCAAAATGAAACCGCTCTACCTCGATCTACCCGCTGTGGCGACCGCTCTTTCACTGTCGGAGGCGACCGTCCAGAAACTCGTAAGGGAGAACAAATTTCCGAAGCCGCGGCTGCTCTCCGATCGGCGAGTTGCCTGGCTAACGCGCGAAGTTGAGGCCTGGGCGGAAGCGTGCCCGGAATCGGATCTCGCGCCTCCACCCAACACCGGCCACAGCAATCGCCGCCGGCGCGCTACTTCCTCGGATACTTCAACGCAAGCTCGTCAAGAAACTGTCCAAGGCGCGTGA
- a CDS encoding DUF4031 domain-containing protein: MAVYVDDMYRHEIGKLGRMKMSHLIADTTEELLAMVREIGVNPKWIQHPGTRDEHFDIAISKRAAAIAAGAIPVTFRQCGAMNKRRKVTGSLGSPTDAIEWLERFVAERRDSRAAAPSAIDSSNATS, encoded by the coding sequence ATGGCCGTCTATGTCGACGACATGTACCGGCACGAGATCGGCAAACTCGGCCGGATGAAGATGTCGCACCTCATTGCCGATACGACCGAGGAACTGCTCGCCATGGTGCGCGAGATCGGCGTCAACCCGAAATGGATTCAGCATCCCGGCACGCGCGACGAGCACTTCGACATCGCCATCAGCAAGCGTGCCGCGGCGATCGCCGCCGGTGCCATTCCAGTAACCTTTCGCCAGTGCGGCGCGATGAACAAGCGGAGGAAGGTCACGGGATCGCTTGGATCGCCGACCGATGCTATCGAATGGCTTGAGCGGTTCGTCGCGGAGCGGCGAGATTCACGCGCTGCTGCACCTAGCGCGATAGACAGCTCGAACGCCACTTCATGA